A single genomic interval of Bradyrhizobium sp. sBnM-33 harbors:
- a CDS encoding sigma-54-dependent transcriptional regulator gives MAATILIADDDAVQRRLVENMVQKCGYEPLVVDSGDAAVALLTAPDAQAIDAVVLDLVMPGLDGLGVLAKMREAGLSIPVVVQTAHGGIDNVVSAMRAGAQDFVVKPVGFERLQVSLRNALNTSALKGELQRIRHSREGRLTFADIITRSETMAAVLRTAQKAAASSIPVLIEGESGVGKELFARAIHGSGERKAKPFVAVNCGAIPDNLVESILFGHEKGAFTGATERHMGKFVEASGGTLFLDEVGELPLAAQVKLLRALQEGTVEAVGGRKPVKVDVRIISATNRKLLDLVKSGAFREDLFYRLHVLPVTIPPLRMRREDIPHLLRHFLARFAAEENRTITGINGEAVAHLAQLDWPGNIRQLENTVYRAVVMSESDQLGLSDFPQAIGHAVPDGQLAPSEPLVVAPSTAPAMVSGSEIPIAPLATAGSLSMLTTTGEVRPLEDMENEIIRFAISHYRGQMSEVARRLKIGRSTLYRKLDEAAASGSAEGGAQDAN, from the coding sequence ATGGCTGCCACCATTTTGATTGCCGACGACGACGCCGTGCAGCGCCGTTTGGTTGAGAACATGGTGCAGAAGTGCGGCTATGAGCCCCTTGTCGTCGACAGCGGCGATGCGGCCGTGGCCTTGCTGACGGCTCCGGATGCGCAGGCGATTGACGCGGTCGTGCTCGACCTCGTCATGCCCGGCCTCGATGGGCTCGGCGTGCTCGCAAAAATGCGTGAAGCAGGCCTGAGCATCCCCGTCGTCGTGCAGACCGCGCATGGCGGCATCGACAACGTGGTTTCGGCGATGCGCGCCGGCGCGCAGGATTTCGTGGTCAAGCCGGTTGGCTTCGAGCGGCTGCAGGTGTCGCTGCGCAACGCGCTCAACACCTCGGCACTCAAAGGCGAACTGCAGCGCATCCGTCATAGCCGCGAGGGACGGCTGACCTTTGCCGACATCATCACGCGCAGCGAAACCATGGCAGCCGTGCTGCGCACCGCGCAGAAGGCGGCAGCTTCCAGCATTCCTGTTCTGATCGAGGGCGAGTCCGGCGTTGGCAAGGAATTGTTCGCTCGCGCCATTCACGGTTCCGGTGAACGCAAGGCAAAACCCTTCGTCGCTGTCAATTGCGGCGCCATTCCCGACAATCTCGTGGAATCGATCCTGTTCGGTCACGAGAAGGGCGCGTTCACCGGCGCCACCGAACGGCACATGGGCAAGTTCGTCGAAGCTTCCGGCGGCACGTTGTTTCTCGACGAGGTCGGCGAGCTCCCGCTCGCGGCGCAGGTAAAGCTTTTGCGCGCGCTGCAGGAAGGAACCGTCGAGGCGGTCGGGGGCCGCAAGCCGGTGAAGGTCGACGTCCGCATCATTTCCGCGACCAACCGCAAGCTGCTCGACCTCGTGAAGAGCGGCGCGTTCCGCGAGGACCTGTTCTACCGGCTGCACGTGCTGCCGGTGACCATCCCACCGCTGCGGATGCGGCGCGAAGACATCCCGCATCTGTTGCGGCATTTCCTGGCGCGTTTTGCCGCCGAGGAGAACCGCACCATCACCGGCATCAACGGCGAGGCCGTAGCCCATCTCGCGCAGCTTGATTGGCCCGGCAACATCCGCCAGCTCGAAAACACGGTGTACCGCGCCGTCGTCATGAGCGAGAGCGATCAACTCGGCCTGTCTGATTTCCCGCAGGCTATTGGCCATGCCGTGCCGGACGGCCAGTTAGCGCCCAGCGAACCGTTGGTCGTCGCGCCGTCGACGGCGCCTGCAATGGTATCGGGTAGCGAAATACCAATTGCCCCCCTCGCCACTGCCGGCAGCCTTTCGATGCTGACCACCACCGGCGAGGTGCGGCCGCTCGAAGACATGGAAAACGAAATCATCCGTTTCGCGATCTCGCATTATCGCGGCCAGATGTCGGAAGTCGCGCGCCGGCTCAAGATCGGTCGTTCCACACTCTATCGTAAGCTCGATGAAGCTGCCGCCAGCGGCTCGGCCGAAGGCGGCGCGCAGGACGCAAACTGA
- a CDS encoding TerC family protein: MLEMISSEALTAFFQVVMIDLVLAGDNAIVIGLAAAGLPDPQRRKAIVIGILAATALRIGFASITVQLLQIIGLLLAGGILLLWVCWKMWRELRSSHHHEPKLNDLSAAGTVEAPAPAGHQKTLGQAIWQITLADVSMSLDNVLAVAGAAREHPMILIFGLALSIALMGLAANFIARLLEKQRWIAYVGLAIILYVALDMCYRGALEVWPHLNV; the protein is encoded by the coding sequence ATGCTTGAAATGATCTCCTCAGAAGCCCTGACAGCGTTTTTCCAGGTCGTGATGATCGATCTGGTGCTCGCCGGCGACAATGCGATCGTCATCGGGCTTGCAGCCGCTGGACTGCCCGATCCCCAGCGCAGGAAGGCGATCGTGATAGGCATATTGGCCGCCACGGCGCTGCGGATCGGCTTCGCCTCCATCACCGTCCAATTGCTGCAGATCATTGGATTGCTGCTCGCCGGCGGCATTCTCCTGCTTTGGGTCTGCTGGAAGATGTGGCGCGAGTTGCGTTCATCGCATCATCATGAGCCGAAATTGAATGATCTGTCGGCTGCCGGGACGGTCGAGGCACCAGCCCCAGCGGGTCATCAAAAGACGCTTGGCCAGGCGATCTGGCAGATCACGCTCGCCGACGTGTCGATGTCGCTCGACAACGTGCTCGCCGTCGCGGGCGCAGCGCGCGAGCATCCGATGATTCTGATCTTCGGCTTGGCGCTTTCCATTGCGCTGATGGGGCTCGCCGCCAACTTCATCGCGCGGCTATTGGAAAAGCAGCGCTGGATCGCCTATGTCGGCCTCGCCATCATACTCTATGTGGCTCTCGACATGTGCTATCGCGGCGCGCTCGAGGTGTGGCCGCACCTCAACGTCTAG
- a CDS encoding M3 family oligoendopeptidase: protein MSRKPAKGSKASAAKAKTGKLPEWNLADLYSGIDAPEIARDLQKMDTDCVVFETDYKGKLAEGLARDDGGVWLAEAVRRYEAIDDLAGRLGSYAGLVHAGDSVDPVISKFYGDVSERLTAASLHLLFFALELNRIEDAVIERAMQTPELGHYRPWIEDLRKDKPYQLEDRVEQLFHEKSQSGYAAWNRLFDQTISGLRFKVGTKELAIEPTLNLLQDRAPEKRKAAAQALAKTFKDNERTFALITNTLAKDKEISDRWRGFQDVADSRHLNNRVEREVVDALVGSVRAAYPRLSHRYYNLKAGWFKKKKLAHWDRNAPLPFAAAGTIAWPEAQKMVLTAYRGFSTEMAAIAERFFTDRWIDAPVRPGKVPGAFSHPTTPSAHPYVLMNYQGKPRDVMTLAHELGHGVHQVLAAKNGALMAPTPLTLAETASVFGEMLTFKRLLSQTKNAKQRQALLAGKVEDMINTVVRQIAFYSFERALHTERKNGELTAERIGQIWLSVQGESLGPAIDIRPGYENFWMYIPHFIHSPFYVYAYAFGDCLVNSLYAVYENASEGFAERYLAMLAAGGTKHYSELLKPFGLDAEDPKFWDGGLSVIAGMIDELEAMG from the coding sequence ATGTCCCGTAAGCCCGCCAAGGGAAGCAAGGCGAGCGCAGCCAAAGCCAAAACCGGCAAATTGCCGGAATGGAACCTCGCCGATCTTTATTCCGGCATCGACGCGCCTGAAATCGCGCGCGACCTGCAGAAGATGGATACCGACTGCGTCGTGTTTGAAACAGACTACAAAGGCAAGCTGGCGGAAGGCCTCGCCCGCGACGACGGCGGTGTTTGGCTGGCGGAGGCGGTCAGGCGCTACGAGGCGATTGACGATTTGGCCGGCCGGCTCGGCTCCTATGCTGGCCTCGTTCATGCCGGCGACAGCGTCGATCCCGTGATTTCCAAATTCTACGGCGACGTCTCCGAGCGGCTGACGGCGGCCTCGCTGCACCTCTTGTTCTTCGCGCTCGAACTCAACCGCATCGAAGACGCCGTGATCGAACGCGCAATGCAGACACCTGAGCTCGGACATTACCGGCCGTGGATCGAGGATCTGCGCAAGGACAAGCCGTATCAGCTAGAGGATCGCGTCGAGCAGTTGTTTCACGAAAAATCCCAGAGCGGCTATGCCGCGTGGAATCGGCTGTTCGACCAGACCATCTCCGGCCTGCGTTTCAAGGTCGGGACCAAGGAGCTCGCGATCGAGCCGACGCTCAATCTGCTGCAGGACCGCGCGCCGGAAAAGCGCAAGGCCGCCGCGCAGGCGCTAGCGAAAACGTTCAAGGATAATGAGCGGACCTTTGCCCTCATCACCAACACGCTCGCCAAGGACAAGGAAATTTCCGATCGCTGGCGTGGTTTCCAGGACGTTGCGGATTCGCGCCACCTGAATAACCGCGTCGAACGCGAGGTCGTCGATGCGCTGGTCGGCTCGGTTCGCGCGGCCTATCCGCGGCTGTCGCACCGCTACTACAATCTGAAAGCTGGCTGGTTCAAAAAGAAGAAGCTGGCGCATTGGGACCGCAATGCGCCGCTGCCGTTCGCGGCGGCCGGCACGATCGCCTGGCCCGAGGCGCAGAAGATGGTGCTGACAGCCTATCGCGGCTTCTCCACCGAGATGGCGGCGATCGCGGAACGTTTCTTCACCGACCGCTGGATTGATGCGCCGGTGCGCCCGGGCAAGGTGCCGGGCGCGTTCTCACACCCGACCACGCCCTCCGCGCACCCTTACGTGCTTATGAACTACCAGGGCAAGCCGCGCGACGTGATGACGCTGGCGCATGAGCTCGGCCATGGCGTGCACCAGGTGCTGGCCGCGAAGAACGGCGCGCTGATGGCGCCGACGCCGCTCACGCTTGCCGAGACGGCAAGCGTGTTCGGCGAAATGCTCACCTTCAAGCGGCTATTGTCGCAGACCAAAAATGCCAAGCAGCGCCAGGCGCTGCTTGCCGGCAAGGTCGAGGACATGATCAATACCGTGGTGCGGCAGATCGCGTTCTATTCGTTCGAGCGCGCCTTGCACACCGAGCGCAAGAACGGCGAACTGACCGCCGAGCGCATCGGCCAGATCTGGCTCAGCGTGCAGGGTGAAAGCCTCGGGCCGGCCATCGACATCCGTCCGGGCTACGAGAATTTCTGGATGTACATTCCGCACTTCATCCATTCGCCGTTCTACGTCTACGCCTATGCGTTCGGCGATTGCCTGGTGAACTCGCTTTACGCGGTCTACGAGAACGCTTCCGAAGGCTTTGCCGAGCGCTATCTCGCCATGCTCGCAGCCGGCGGCACCAAGCATTATTCCGAACTGCTCAAGCCGTTCGGGCTCGATGCTGAGGATCCCAAATTCTGGGACGGCGGGCTGTCGGTCATCGCAGGCATGATCGACGAACTGGAAGCGATGGGCTGA
- a CDS encoding intradiol ring-cleavage dioxygenase has translation MIETPTRRAVLGAGVFAAGSLLTVDASIAEAPLALTPECHDGDAVTVAQTEGPFFKPSSPERVELIEEGMAGQPIELVGFVLTRACKPIAGALLDFWQADDKGRYDNSGFRLRGHQFSDAEGRYRLRSVVPGAYVGRTRHIHVKVQPRGGRVLTTQLYFPGESLNRTDGLFRKDLLMRTTKNAGWLAGRFDFVVG, from the coding sequence ATGATCGAAACCCCGACAAGGCGCGCGGTGCTTGGAGCGGGAGTCTTCGCGGCCGGTTCCCTGCTCACGGTCGACGCCAGCATTGCTGAGGCCCCGCTTGCCCTTACGCCCGAATGCCATGACGGCGACGCCGTGACAGTGGCGCAGACCGAAGGGCCGTTCTTCAAGCCGTCCTCGCCCGAGCGCGTCGAGCTGATTGAAGAAGGCATGGCCGGACAGCCGATCGAACTGGTCGGCTTCGTTCTTACCCGCGCCTGCAAACCGATCGCCGGAGCCTTGCTGGATTTTTGGCAGGCCGACGACAAGGGCCGATATGACAATTCCGGTTTTCGCCTGCGCGGTCACCAGTTCTCGGATGCGGAAGGGCGCTACCGGTTGCGCAGCGTCGTGCCCGGCGCCTATGTCGGCCGTACACGCCATATCCACGTAAAAGTGCAGCCGCGCGGCGGCCGCGTGCTGACCACCCAGCTCTATTTCCCGGGCGAATCGCTTAACCGCACCGACGGTCTGTTTCGCAAGGACTTGCTGATGCGAACGACAAAGAACGCGGGGTGGCTGGCCGGGCGGTTCGATTTCGTGGTCGGCTAG
- a CDS encoding AbrB/MazE/SpoVT family DNA-binding domain-containing protein, which yields MNEQSKVAPDPRGQVIGTVEIKKIGNSSGIILPKDVLARMHVSVGDKLYATLTPDGGFRLTPHDPDFEKAMEVARRGMKRYHNALAELAK from the coding sequence ATGAACGAACAATCGAAAGTTGCGCCCGATCCGCGCGGCCAAGTGATCGGGACCGTCGAAATCAAAAAGATTGGTAACTCCTCGGGGATCATCCTGCCGAAGGATGTGCTTGCTCGGATGCATGTCAGTGTCGGCGATAAGCTCTACGCGACTCTCACGCCCGATGGCGGTTTTCGGCTAACCCCCCATGACCCGGATTTCGAGAAGGCGATGGAAGTCGCCCGGCGCGGCATGAAGCGCTATCACAACGCGTTGGCTGAGCTTGCCAAATGA
- a CDS encoding type II toxin-antitoxin system death-on-curing family toxin, with translation MIEPFWLTRQMIVAIHDEQLTIHGGASGLRDEGMLESALDRPKNRLAYEKAELAEFAAAYAFGIARNHPFVDGNKRTSLLALYTFLGVNGIDFIVPEAEAAAIILSLAAGEVSEESLARWIRDNWPSE, from the coding sequence ATGATCGAGCCGTTCTGGCTCACCCGCCAGATGATCGTTGCAATTCACGACGAGCAACTCACGATCCACGGCGGTGCAAGTGGATTGCGCGACGAGGGCATGCTTGAATCTGCACTCGATCGACCGAAAAACAGGTTGGCTTACGAGAAGGCTGAACTGGCTGAGTTCGCTGCAGCATATGCGTTCGGCATCGCACGCAATCATCCGTTCGTTGACGGCAACAAGCGAACGTCGTTGCTGGCGCTCTACACCTTTCTGGGCGTCAACGGCATCGACTTCATTGTGCCCGAAGCGGAGGCGGCTGCCATCATCCTCTCCCTCGCCGCGGGCGAGGTCAGCGAAGAAAGCCTGGCCCGCTGGATCCGGGACAATTGGCCTTCCGAATGA
- a CDS encoding aa3-type cytochrome c oxidase subunit IV, translating into MADHNEVAYTTAEGNDYAAHEQTYEGFIMLVKYGTIAVVIIVALMGYFLT; encoded by the coding sequence ATGGCAGACCATAACGAAGTGGCGTACACGACCGCTGAGGGCAACGACTATGCGGCCCATGAGCAGACCTATGAAGGGTTCATCATGCTGGTCAAATACGGCACCATCGCCGTGGTAATCATTGTCGCCCTGATGGGCTATTTCCTGACCTGA
- a CDS encoding Re/Si-specific NAD(P)(+) transhydrogenase subunit alpha encodes MKIAVAKEIDPSEPRVAASPDTVKKFKALGAEVAIEPGAGIKSGLPDSEFTAVGATVSADALKDADIIIKVKRPEASELAKYKRGALVIAIMDPYGNEAALKTIAEAGVSAFAMELMPRITRAQVMDVLSSQANLAGYRAVIEAAESFGRAFPMMMTAAGTVPAAKVFVMGVGVAGLQAIATARRLGAVVTATDVRPATKEQVESLGAKFLAVEDEEFKNAQTAGGYAKEMSKEYQAKQAALTAEHVKKQDIVITTALIPGRPAPMLVSAEMVKSMKPGSVLVDLAVERGGNVEGAKAGEVVDVDGIKIVGYTNVAGRVAQSASSLYARNLFSFIETLVDKANKALAVNWEDELVKATALTKDGSVIHPNFQPKA; translated from the coding sequence ATGAAAATTGCCGTTGCCAAGGAAATCGATCCGTCCGAACCGCGGGTTGCCGCTTCCCCGGACACCGTCAAGAAATTCAAGGCGTTGGGCGCCGAAGTCGCGATCGAACCGGGCGCGGGCATCAAGTCGGGCCTGCCGGATTCCGAATTCACCGCCGTCGGCGCCACCGTCAGCGCGGACGCGTTGAAGGACGCCGACATCATCATCAAGGTGAAGCGGCCCGAGGCCAGCGAACTTGCGAAGTACAAGCGCGGCGCGCTCGTGATCGCCATCATGGACCCTTACGGCAATGAAGCGGCGCTGAAGACGATCGCCGAGGCCGGCGTCTCGGCGTTTGCGATGGAGTTGATGCCGCGCATTACGCGCGCGCAAGTCATGGACGTGCTGTCTTCGCAGGCGAATCTCGCCGGCTATCGCGCGGTGATCGAGGCGGCCGAGTCCTTTGGCCGCGCGTTCCCGATGATGATGACGGCGGCCGGCACCGTGCCCGCAGCCAAGGTGTTTGTGATGGGCGTCGGCGTTGCCGGCCTGCAGGCAATTGCGACCGCGCGCCGGCTCGGTGCCGTCGTTACTGCAACCGACGTGCGTCCGGCCACGAAAGAGCAGGTTGAATCGCTCGGCGCCAAATTCCTCGCGGTCGAGGACGAGGAATTCAAGAACGCCCAGACCGCCGGTGGCTACGCCAAGGAAATGTCGAAAGAATATCAGGCAAAGCAGGCCGCACTCACCGCCGAGCACGTCAAGAAGCAGGACATCGTGATCACGACCGCGCTGATCCCGGGCCGCCCCGCGCCAATGCTCGTCAGCGCCGAGATGGTCAAATCGATGAAGCCTGGTTCAGTGCTGGTCGATCTCGCCGTCGAGCGCGGCGGCAACGTCGAAGGCGCGAAGGCGGGCGAGGTCGTAGATGTCGATGGCATCAAGATCGTCGGCTACACCAATGTCGCCGGCCGCGTGGCGCAATCGGCCTCGAGCCTTTACGCCCGCAACCTGTTCTCGTTCATCGAGACGCTGGTCGACAAGGCGAACAAGGCGCTCGCGGTCAATTGGGAAGACGAACTGGTGAAAGCCACCGCACTGACCAAGGATGGCTCCGTCATCCATCCGAACTTCCAGCCGAAAGCCTAA
- a CDS encoding proton-translocating transhydrogenase family protein, translating to MEHVAQVVDPFVFRLSIFVLAVFVGYFVVWSVTPALHTPLMSVTNAISSVIVVGALLAVGVPMISSGSGWARGFGFVALIFACVNIFGGFLVTQRMLAMYKKKAK from the coding sequence ATGGAGCATGTCGCCCAAGTCGTCGACCCCTTCGTATTTCGGCTATCGATTTTCGTCCTCGCCGTCTTCGTCGGCTACTTCGTGGTCTGGTCGGTGACGCCGGCGCTGCATACGCCTTTGATGTCGGTGACGAATGCGATCTCCTCCGTGATCGTAGTCGGTGCGCTGCTCGCGGTCGGCGTGCCGATGATCTCGAGCGGCAGCGGCTGGGCACGCGGCTTCGGCTTCGTCGCGCTGATCTTTGCCTGCGTGAATATCTTCGGCGGCTTCCTTGTCACCCAGCGCATGCTGGCGATGTACAAGAAGAAGGCCAAGTGA
- a CDS encoding NAD(P)(+) transhydrogenase (Re/Si-specific) subunit beta: MNANLAALLYLVAGVLFILSLRGLSSPATSRQGNLFGMIGMAIAIGTTLASHPPADGVAWLLVVLGIAIGGGIGAVIARRVPMTSMPELVAAFHSLVGMAAVLVAAGAFYAPEAFDIGKPGAIHASSLIEMSLGVAIGALTFTGSVIAFLKLSARMSGAPIILPGRHIINIALALALVFFIFGLVRSGSALDFWLITIIALVLGVLMIIPIGGADMPVVISMLNSYSGWAAAGIGFTLGNSALIITGALVGSSGAILSYIMCHAMNRSFISVILGGFGGETAAAGGGSGEQKPAKLGSADDAAFIMKNASKVIIVPGYGMAVAQAQHALREMADMLKKEGVEVKYAIHPVAGRMPGHMNVLLAEANVPYDEVFELEDINSEFAQADIAFVIGANDVTNPAAEEDKTSPIYGMPVLQVWKAGTVMFIKRSLASGYAGIDNPLFYRDNTMMLLGDAKKVTENIVKGM, from the coding sequence ATGAACGCCAATCTGGCTGCACTGCTGTATCTCGTGGCGGGCGTGCTCTTCATCCTGTCGCTGCGCGGACTGTCCAGCCCCGCGACGTCACGCCAGGGCAATCTGTTCGGCATGATCGGCATGGCGATCGCGATCGGCACGACGCTCGCGAGCCATCCGCCGGCTGACGGCGTGGCTTGGCTACTGGTCGTGCTCGGCATCGCCATCGGCGGCGGCATCGGCGCTGTCATCGCGCGGCGGGTGCCGATGACGTCAATGCCGGAGCTGGTCGCGGCCTTCCACTCGCTGGTCGGTATGGCCGCTGTGCTGGTCGCCGCCGGTGCGTTCTACGCGCCCGAAGCCTTCGACATCGGCAAGCCTGGCGCCATTCATGCCTCGAGCCTGATCGAGATGTCGCTCGGCGTCGCCATCGGCGCGCTGACCTTCACCGGCTCCGTGATCGCGTTCCTGAAGCTTTCCGCGCGCATGAGCGGTGCGCCGATCATCCTGCCCGGCCGGCACATCATCAACATCGCGCTCGCGCTGGCGCTGGTGTTCTTCATTTTCGGACTGGTGCGATCCGGCAGCGCGCTCGATTTCTGGCTGATCACCATCATCGCGCTGGTGCTGGGCGTGCTCATGATCATCCCGATTGGCGGCGCCGACATGCCGGTCGTGATCTCGATGCTGAACTCCTATTCGGGGTGGGCTGCGGCCGGCATCGGATTTACGCTCGGCAATTCGGCGCTGATCATCACCGGCGCGCTGGTCGGCTCCTCGGGCGCCATCCTGTCTTACATCATGTGCCACGCGATGAATCGCTCGTTCATCTCGGTTATCCTCGGCGGTTTCGGCGGCGAGACCGCGGCCGCGGGCGGCGGCTCTGGCGAGCAGAAGCCGGCAAAGCTCGGCTCGGCCGACGACGCCGCCTTCATCATGAAGAACGCCTCCAAGGTCATCATCGTCCCCGGCTACGGCATGGCGGTGGCGCAGGCCCAGCACGCGCTGCGCGAAATGGCCGACATGCTCAAGAAGGAAGGCGTTGAGGTGAAGTACGCGATTCACCCGGTCGCGGGCCGCATGCCCGGCCACATGAACGTGCTGCTCGCCGAAGCCAACGTGCCCTATGACGAGGTGTTCGAGCTCGAGGACATCAACTCCGAATTCGCCCAGGCTGATATCGCCTTCGTGATCGGCGCCAACGACGTCACCAACCCGGCCGCGGAAGAAGACAAGACCTCGCCGATCTACGGCATGCCGGTGCTGCAGGTCTGGAAGGCCGGTACCGTGATGTTCATCAAGCGCTCGCTGGCATCGGGCTATGCCGGCATCGACAATCCGCTATTCTACCGCGACAACACCATGATGCTCCTTGGTGACGCCAAGAAGGTCACCGAGAACATCGTCAAGGGGATGTAA
- a CDS encoding alpha/beta hydrolase: protein MTGLKWLLIIVSAGYICGLLALFFAQRAVLFPVPTGVRTSPQAAGFPEAEEHILVTADGEKVIVWHVPAKPGRPVVLYFHGNGDFLAGFFGRFRGLIADGIGIVALSYRGYAGSSGRPSEQGLLQDAAAAYAFTAARYSPDKIVAWGVSLGTGVAVVLAGEQPVGKLILESPYTSIVDVAASAFWFAPVRLFMRDRFHSDQHIARIRVPLLVMHGALDPTIPVAFGERLFALANEPKRFVRLARGGHNDLDNFGAIEIARNFINLAKGWSLHGRAYLPSTNRLGT from the coding sequence ATGACCGGGCTGAAATGGCTGCTCATCATCGTTTCGGCGGGTTATATCTGTGGTCTGCTCGCGCTGTTCTTCGCGCAGCGCGCCGTGCTGTTTCCTGTCCCGACGGGCGTGCGCACGTCGCCGCAAGCAGCCGGCTTCCCGGAAGCTGAAGAACATATCCTCGTCACGGCCGACGGCGAGAAGGTCATCGTCTGGCATGTTCCGGCCAAACCTGGACGTCCGGTCGTCCTTTATTTCCACGGCAATGGCGATTTTCTCGCCGGCTTCTTCGGCCGCTTTCGCGGCTTGATCGCCGACGGGATAGGGATCGTCGCGTTGTCCTATCGTGGCTATGCCGGTTCGAGCGGGCGACCGAGCGAGCAGGGATTGCTGCAGGACGCCGCGGCGGCCTATGCCTTCACGGCAGCGCGATACAGCCCGGACAAAATCGTTGCATGGGGAGTCTCGCTTGGCACCGGCGTTGCAGTGGTGCTGGCAGGCGAACAGCCGGTCGGAAAGCTGATCCTGGAATCGCCTTATACTTCCATTGTGGACGTCGCCGCGTCGGCGTTCTGGTTCGCGCCGGTGCGGCTATTCATGCGTGATCGGTTTCACTCCGACCAGCACATCGCGCGGATCAGGGTTCCGCTGCTTGTGATGCATGGCGCGCTCGATCCCACGATACCCGTTGCTTTTGGCGAACGGCTGTTCGCGCTGGCGAACGAGCCGAAACGGTTTGTCCGCCTCGCCCGGGGAGGTCACAACGATCTGGACAATTTCGGCGCGATTGAAATCGCGCGGAATTTCATCAATCTTGCGAAGGGGTGGTCGCTGCATGGACGGGCCTATCTTCCGTCCACGAACCGGTTGGGAACATGA